DNA sequence from the Anser cygnoides isolate HZ-2024a breed goose chromosome 22, Taihu_goose_T2T_genome, whole genome shotgun sequence genome:
GAAAGGGAAAGTGTTAGGTTCACAGAATACAACTTGCTTGGCTCAGTAGTCTTTCTGAACTAGATCTGTGCCAAGATGTTTAAATAGATGTATGCCAAGAAAACAActaaacaacaaataaataatgagtAACGTGAATTTACGTTATGCTGTCACCAGTCTTGCAGATTTccagtttaaaattatttctttttttaaaaattttactcTTTCACACAGAACTGGGATGTATTGGACGTGTAATTAATAACAAGAACAAGGAGAGCATTGCCTGAATGCATTTTGAGTgtgcaatttaaaattaaaaacattttcctgcaaAGTGTATTTGGCAAAAATTCTAGGATGTCAATGCACAACGAAGAATAAAGCGAAAAGAATCCAGGAAACAGACAGAATGAGACAGACTTATAATTATGTCTCAGAACAAAGCTTTTGTATCTCTTATCCATGAAAGTGAGATTTAGACTTAAAAGGTTGGGTGGATCGTGGCAGGCTCTGGACAGCACCAATTATAGTTCCCTAGCTGTCTGCATCTGAACTgtgttttataattttaatgcCTCCACGGTACTTCCCTCACCCCTGTGACTGCCAAGCTCAGCTGCCCCACGCCTGGCAGCCAGCATCAGAGAAGGGAGAGCTCGGGGTCTGCTCTGGGCACACCTGAGCCTGAGGATACAGGGAAGAGATTTCAGGACTGAGTAAAAAACCCTGCTCTTTTCCAGATTGTCTGCGCAACCATAGACAACAACAAGATCATTCTGAACATCGATAACAGCAGGATGACAGCCGATGACTTCCGAGTGAAGTGAgtaccccccagcacccagcacccctgcCTCTGGCCCCGCGCCCCCACCTAAAGCCTCGCGGCGAGGAGCTCTTGGCCAGGTCCCCCGTGACCCCGTGCTCAGGACAGGCTGGAGGCTACGAGGAAAACTCTCATCCAGTGCCTCTGGAGCTGCCTTCACTGGTGGCACTTCCAGGTTGGGGCAACAGCAGGGTTTTGTGCGGAGATCAGAGGTTTGTagaaagcagctgcagggattcgCAGACAGGGATGGGCGCGGGTTCACCTGAGCTGCCATCCTGGCACACGGTGCCTTGCAGAAgggaagcttttgtttttttttcttgtcggAGCACGGAAACGCGGTGAGTGACACCTCCGCCCCGGTGAGAAAGCTCCAGAGAAAGTGGATTGAGGGCAGGCTTTGACAGAGCAAGCCCAGATTGCTTTCCCTAGTGTCCTGGGAGGCTAGCTAGGAAACCACTGCAAGAAAGGTGGACGGGCACGTCAAAAAAAAGAGCGGATGGTGGGGTCAGGCTCTGACTACTCTGTcttgcttcctttctctctctcaggtACGAGACGGAGCTGGCCCTTCGCCAGAGCGTGGAGGCTGACATTAACGGCTTACGCCAAGTCCTGGATCAGCTCACTCTCTGCAGGTCTGACCTGGAGGCACAGCTGGAGTCGCTGCGGGAGGAGCTCTGCTGCCTGAAGAAGAACCACGAGGAGGTaggctcctgctcctctccagcaaAAAGCGTTACTTGCTAATTGCATCCACCGCTGGCTGTGGATGGGtttcttctcctctgctgcAAGTGATGGATGCAGACGGCGCGTGCCACCCAGGAGCTGAGAACGCCCACCAGAGAGGGGCTGTGCCAGGGGCTCTGCTCTTCCCTACAGGGGAACTAGGCTCTCGCagttgttttccttgtttttttaaaaaaatgatctgATTTTCTGCAGGAAATGAACTGTCTGAGGAAACAATCGACTGGAGATGTGAGCGTGGAGGTCAATGCCTGCCCTGGCCCAGACCTCAGAAAGATCCTGGAGGAGATGAGGTGCCAATATGAAACACTGATCGAACGCAATCGCAAAGAAGTTGAGGACTGGTATGAGTGTAAGGTGAGCAAATTTATTCAGCTTTGACTTTTCCAGGCAATGCTTCCACACTTATTTAACTtaagcaaaaacaacagtatttgGCACTGATTTCAGCTGACCAAGTGCCACTGGGGACACTGCCTCTCTGCCACATGTCATTAAGACTCGAGGCAGGAGCTCTTCACGAAGCAGATGAGGAGTGGGAAGGACTGGACAGTGGCACTATTAGAAGAGGAATTACATGCAGGGCTTACCTCATTAGGATGAGAGACTTCACCCAAACTCTTCCCATTCCGTGCTTTTCACTAGCTCCTCTGCTCTTTCCTTAATCCTCAGCCTGACTTACACTGGAACATTCCCTTAATGTCTTTACACTCGCTTGGTGCTTTGCAGATTGAGGAGGTGAATCGGGAGGTTATTACAAGCGGTCAGGAGGTCGAGACGTGCAACAACCAGGTCACCGAACTGAGACGCCAATTGCAAGCCCTGGAAATCGATCTGCAGGCTCAGCTCAGCCAGGTGGGTGGTGCGCCGCTGcgcagctcagctgctgcacGGTTCTGCTTTGGTGGAAGGATCTGTAGTTCAATGCAGTGCTTCCCATGCTGTATTTCTAACACGCCACACGTCTTTCTTCAGAGGGACAACCTGGAAGCATCCCTGGCTGAGACAGAGTGTCGCTACAACAACCACCTTGCTGAGCTCCAGAGCCAGATCACGTGcgtggagcagcagctggccGACCTGCGCGCGGAAATGGAGTGCCAGAACCAAGAGTACAAGATCCTGCTGGACGTCAAGTGCCGCCTGGAGCAGGAGATCCATACGTACCGCTGCCTGCTGGAGGGCGGCCAGCAGGACCTCATGTGAGTATCCTCGAGACACACCAAGAGACACGATAGCCATGTCCTGGGTATTTTAAAACAACCTCAAAGTGAGCTACAGGTGGGGGCTTTCTTCcagctcctttcccttcctcactTATTTGGGCTGATTGGAAGACAGCGGGGATGATCTGCTTCCCTACCCTGTGCCAGGCATTGCCAGGAGAAGAGAGCTCCCTGCAGCTTCCTGCCCATTTTATGCCCAAGAGGAAAACAGATTGAGAGCAGAAGGGTCAACGAACAAACCGTACTTCTGATTTATCTGACAAATCCTTCACTAAAGGTCACTTTCTTGTCCCCACAGTCAGCAAGGAGGAATCAGTCAATCGTCAGGGCTAGGAGGAGGAGTTGCAAGAACAGGTGGAATAGGAGGAGGAGGTATCATTAGAACAAGCCACACTTACACTTCGTCTTCCCAGATGCCATCTTGTGCAGCTGCGGAGATACAAGGTAAGCACTGCAACACGGCAAGACTTCCACAGTCCTCTCCTTCCTAGCGCAACACGGACAGGCAGCAACAAAGGCCTTTCCAATGCAGTTTACAGGGggtatttattgttttattgtgaGGCTACTGGGAAAGGCAGAGGAGTGGCTACAGAGAGCGCTTTCAGGAATCAGGCAGTAGCTGTCAGTCTGCTAGGAAGCACAAGAACTGCAAAaagtgaggaggaagaagagggagagacAGGAGGAGAGAGCCAGCGAAGGCAAGCCGCAGACAGGCAGAGAACACAGAGGAAGGACCAGCATGAAATCTAGGGCAAAGGGAGAGCAGGAGAAAGGAGCGccctgaaaactgaaaaagaagcaggaaCGATGGGGATTTGGGTAGAAAATTACTAGTACTGTTTCAGGGGGAAACTTCCAGccaaactgaaagcaaaatacatgACCGTGGTGGCAGCTGGCCCACCAGAATGGGTGTGAGCAGGGGCACGGAGCTGGTGGGGACCCTGGTGCCGCTCCCTCATCCCGGTGGCTGCGGGTGCAGGGTCTGCAGCTCCCACCTTTGGCACCCCTGTGTAAAAGGGCAGCCTCGGAGCACATCTGTCCCTGACAAGCAGGCAGCAACCAGGCCTTTCTGGGAAGGGCCGGTATTTATCTGAAATTCCAGCTGAGCTGGCTTGTGAGATGATCGTGCTGCGTATGTGTGTGGCATGACAGCGCGGGAAAGAATCTGTTCTTGCTTTAAACAaagtaatgttttctttgaTCTCTCCAGTGCCTTGCAGAAGGATTTGTGATTAAGCAGAGAAATGAGAGTGTACAACAAGAGatccctgcagcagagccatggATAAAGAGAGAGAATATTTACTGTATGCCTCTGCAAAGAGCAAGGAACGTGCTCTTCTGTATTACTCAGCGGTGCTAAGCAATGTGTCAGAGGGATGAGCAGAGCGCTGGGCCacattctgctttattttgctatttgctTTTTCCAGTCTGTATTGCTGCGTGTGCCCAGCCACCATGACTACTACTGGGGTTAACCAGTACTATGATCACTCATGTACCTGCTGGTGAAAAACCTTCTCTAATAAAACTTTGCTTCTGCCTGATGCAATCAACAAACCCGTGTCTGCAAACTGAGTTCCTTTAGCAAAGCAGGGGCCGGTCCGGGTGCAAACCACAGCCCCGGCCAGGCCTGTCAGCCTCTGCAATGgccccagcagcagaagctgggaaGCCACACGCAAGGGGCCCCAGAAACGGTTGGGATCTGCTCCACGGGGAGCAAAGCGGCTTTGGCAGCGGGAGCCAGAGAGCGGCCTCGCAGACCTCGCAGGGCTCGGGCAGCTCCtcccgggcagcccctgcaggcagATGCCTGCGTTCCTCCCGCAGAGTGCTTTGCTAAAGCACAATTACAGAAAAGTATACGGGAGAATAAAGAGAACTGGCAGAAAGTCAGTGATGGGACAGGTAGAGAGTGCCTCAGCCCCGGGTGGCGCGTCTGGGCTGTGCCCGCTCACACTTCACCATCCAGCCCGGAGATCTTGGTCCCACAACTGATTTAATTTCTGCTGAGATGGCTTCTGCCCAGACCCAGCCCTTTCATATTACAGGGACCTTCCCCTGAGAAAAGGAGTGGTGGCAAAAAGTTAATTTCCTACCTATTCTCACTTGGGGACTGAGTCACTGACCAGGCGTCCTTCTGTTTCAAGCAGTTTCAACCCGAGCATCAGAAACTGCCGAAGGAGCACCTTTACGCTTATCACACCTTCTTTGCAGAACCGGAgggggcaggatgggggctGAAAAAGTGCAGCTCAGCAGAGAGTACGATAGAGAAAAAAGCCAGCTAGAGTCTTTCGATACACACAGCCATTATTTCTTAAACCTCACATGCAAAGATCaccccctcctctgcccccaaaGAGCAGAGGTAGCTGGTGCTGAGTCAGTGCGGGCGGGCAGCGTGCGTGTGTCCTGACGCTGACCTGGGCAGAAAAGCAAGGGCAGCAGTTTGGTAactcagccctgcagctcttTTGGTGGGTGCAGCCACGGGCATCGTCTGAGGCAAGCTTACGGGGTCAGTCTGCATTTGGGGAATTTTCAGTTAAAAGCCATTAGGAGCTGGAGGAGGTTTTGAGGATTACCCTGTTTGCTGGACCAGAAAACCCCGCAGTGACTGGTTTTATGCGTTCACTCCACCCCGCAGGTTTACAGCTAAAGCACTGGCCACGGTTGCTTTCACTTCTGGAGCACTGCGATGTGGCTGTTACGGAAAGAGTGACACTCACGTACCGGGTGACTTGGCAAAGCAACCCCCACCTGGTAATTCCTTTGCTGTCACAATCTGGAGATTACGAAGCAGTCATCCTCAcggggagaaagagaaagggcaTAAAGACAGAAACGCTTCAGGACCACATGTACAGTCTAGTGTGGCACTCTTTTCCAGCCTCCCCTCTTATACAGAAACTGATTTCTCTGTTGCTACAGAAATAGATTTAAACACTACCTGGAACCTTCCAGGCCGGTAGCCTCTCAAAGGCTCACAGGCAGCAAGTGGCTGAAGAAATTCCACCATCAGTGTTCAGGGAGGTGAAGGATGCCCTTCTCCTGCTGTAGAAGTGCATGGAGAGATGAGTAAGTGGTAGTTATTTGATTTTATCTATGAGACACTAAAACCATTACTATCCGGCGGCTAGAGcataataacaaataaaaagaaataagaaaattcaGCACTGGAACAACTGCAAAATGACACAGAACAGCTGCCATCAGTAGATGTTTTTAAACCAAGACTCTAAATCAAGTCTTCTTTAAAGACAAGTTCCAGTCCTAGGGAAAGTCTCGGACTTGATGCAGGAATCCCTTGGTAGACGTGTATGGCATGTGCTTCCCAGCAGATTGAGAGAGATACTGATCGTGGTTATAATGGAAACTTTCCAGTGGTTGGACTCCTCTGTGTATATCCCAGTTGCTCTCAGAGCTCCAGCTGAGAAGAAGTTGGAAGGACTTCCTTCCACGTTCCTTTCCCTTTGTATTCTCCTGCCTTGTTCAGTGCAAAGACAGACATAACCCCTTTCTTGGCCTTGATAAGTGTCCTTTCTGGTCTTGACCTTTCCCAATCTGCCAGTCTTCCTCTAATAATACAAGGGCATTGTACAGACACGCTTCCAGTTTTCAGTCTTCTGGAAACTCCGGGCTACCCCCAAAGGAGAAAAGCTTGCTACTTTCTTCTGGGAGCCCCAGCTGACTCCCACCAGCTGGGGAGCCTCCTTCTCTTGTGACCTGCTACTGACATCTAGCTGCTCCGTCGGATTCCCTGTACTCACATCAAAGGCCTTCCCACCCGGCGCACAAGGTCCGGCAGGAACAACGCACGCACTTTCACAAAGGAGCTGTCCTAAATTCCTGAGAGGTGAAAGAGACCTAATGACACGGGCCGCAGGACTCCAATGATCCTGAGGTTATGCCTATGCCTCTGGAAAGCCTCCAGGGACCTACAGAGTCAGATCCTAAGACACCGGACCTACGAGTCGGGATGCGTCTGGGAAGCCGCTCATGAGAAGGTGGCTTGGGATAAACAGTTCCCCAGCAGCAACCACCCTGGAAACAACCCATACATTAGGGAGCTGCAAATTATGGAGCTGCGAGCCTTGGGCTGGAAATTACATTTCCATGAGATTTCCATACTTCTTTGTGCCACGCAGACTAGACCCAGGAAGCTTATGAGCGCACACAACTGAATGAAAATAAGGAGGGAAAGcttagggttgttttttttttaagggatcTTCAGAGCAGTGATTTCATTTTATCTCAGCTTAACTAGCGCACCcgtttcctgaagaaaaaaaggaaaaatagcaaaacaGAGGGCAAGAGCGCTCCACGCAAGGATCCTGGGCAGAGGCACAAAGAGGAGGGTCCGAGGGGAAGGTCCCCCCGGGGACCAGCGTGCTCCCAGGGGCAGGAGCCATCCTCTCTGCAGCAATTACCACAATAAGCATGTAGACGTCCTCCGCTCCCACAAAGGCATAAGTCCCATGTTTCTGCCTGCATTATTCTGATGTGCTAAAATGATAACtgtgaaggagaggaaggaatgTGTGCTCACTCAGGAAAGATGCTTGCTGCAGACAGCTATTGGGAAACTCCTGAAGAATCATACGCAGGACAGGCAAAGCTTCAAGCAATGCAACATTACATCAGTTTCGGTTCATTCCTACCACCACACCCTGACTCCAATTATGCTCTCTAGTCCTAGTAATGAAATTCAGATATTCCTTTCTATGCACAGTAACtttttattaaagtttttaCCTATTCTTAGCTTGGCTCCTTTGCATTTAGGCACTGCGCAGAGCACACGGTGGAAGGAAGGGCAGGCTGACGTTCGGGCACTGCAGACGGATCCAGGAGACCTGGGTTCAGCTTCCGCAGACTCTGCCAGAGGCGTGCTCCTCGTCTCTGAGTAAAGCACTTGGAGCAAGTGCCTCCACAACTCTGTCTCCAGCCTACTTGGAGATATCACAGGAATACTGCCAGCTTTCACTGCTGGCACAGTGACATCCAAGGATGCAGAGATAAGAGGAGGCATCCTTACAAAGGAATAACTAGAGCAAGAGCAATAAGTGATGGTAAAATCCACGAATACTGGGACACTTCAGTCCTTCAGTAAATGGGATTATTTACTTGCCGTAACAGCTACACCAATCTGCCGTCCTGATGTGGAGTGGGGATGTGAGCAGGAGTTTCATCTCACTTGTTCTCTGGGGAAGCAGGCTTGGAGAATTTCCTACAGGGAACGGTTAGTTTCAGGGAGCCGTGGAATGCCTGCCTCTTGCTCAACGGTGGCTAAAAACAGGTTCTCCCTACAGAGAAGGCCATTGCACTTGTGTCTTAGCCAAATATCTCAGGAAAATGAGCTTAGCCTGGATATTTTGATGTTAGACGAGTGGaaggatttttgcttttttctttctctgcctagCTAAGATTTGGAGACATTAGGGTTAGAGACGAAcctctggttttatttaatcCTTCTTTTCCAAACCAATCCAGAACTGTAGTGGGTAACAATAGCTCCGCCAGCTTCATCAGCAATTCTGTCTTCATATTTCCTAGAACAGTGGTCTCAAACGTCTCAGAAGCATGTAGCACATATTGACAGAGACATTGCCCATGGGATGTTTCCAGCCCcattcagtgtttaaaaaaataaaaatacatctttcacTGAGTGGCAGGACAATGTTTAAAGTCCTAGGATGTTATTTTATGCTTTCCATATAAAGAAGCAAACCCTTTGTGAACTGCCGGAGAGCCCAAATCACAAATGAAGAATCTTTCGTCCGTGGCCATTACGAGCCCATTCCACAGCGTCACGTCTCTTAGCTGAGTTTTTGGGAATTGTTATTTCGCCATTGAAGAGATTTAAAGGTTAATCTTTCTGCCTCTGATCTTTCCACAAAGTTCTTACATCATTCCTCATACATCATTCGAGAGTCAAACTTcgtatgtattttttctttttcatcttacATATTCAAACATCAGCACCCTGTAAGAAAACTGCTTATTCAACtcaaaataagatgaaaataaattaatgagaGATAAAGAGCTCTTTGATGCAATAACCTTTAATGATTTCTTCCTGGTATATAATTTAGGACAGTGTTTTTCCTGGCTTAATGTTGTAAAGTTTGCATCATAAACAAAAAGCTGATGATTCATAAAACATTATTgctaatgtatttttgaaataagCAAGAGACATGTAAAGTATCTTCCTTGTCTATGGGGAATCTTGAAAGGAAACTTCCCTTTGAGAAATTATTCTTGGCACCAATGGCTAGAGTAGCCAGCCTTATGGGAAGAGGAGCCAGTGGTGACACCCACTGTGGAAGGTATAAATAGAGTTTCGTGGCAGCGGACAACTCGCAGTCTGATTCAATATCAAGCTGTGCAACTTGCTTTGGGCTTCTGCTTGCATTTCCAACTGCTGTCGCCATGAGTTGCAACATTAAGGAGACTATTACTGTGTCTAGCAAAGGCAGGAGCAGTGGTGGCAGCTGTATcattggtggtggtggtggagcaCGGATTTCTTCCTATGGGATAGGCAGTGGCAGAGGCTTTTCTGGAAGGAGCTACTGCGGTGGAGTGAATTATGGAGGGGGACTGAGTGTTGGTAGCTTGGCTGGTGGGAGCTATGGAGGTGGCAACTGCTATGGCAATGGCCTCGGGTTTGGCCTTGGAGGCGGTGTGGTTGTTGGTGGTCTTGGTGGCGACTGTTTGCTTTCATCCTGCGATGAGAAGGTGACCATGCAAAACCTCAACGATCGCCTGGCTTCCTATCTGGACAAGGTGAAGTGCttggagaaggaaaatgctgaaCTGGAATGCAGAATCAGAGAGTGGTACGCTACACAGGGCCTCTCCTGTGAGCCCCGGGACTACAGCTGCTATTACAAAGAAATTGAAGATCTTCAGAATCAGGTAATCCCATTTTCCAGTTGTTCCTGTCATTGTTAAGGTTCATGTCTTATTTTGCATCTAGAACTTACTGCAATTGTTTAAGATATTTTTACTGCTGTAAAATGTCTTTGCAAATCATAAATTGTAGCAATTTCCTCTGTGACACTGTTGAGTATGAGTGAGTATCAAAGACGCATACTGCAAGGTGACATAGGTAGGATAATActctttaaaaggaagaaggatGCCTTGTTACGCTGTGTTTTGGCTGTACAGTTTAATATTACCAACTGTGCTCTGATGAAATGCAGTGGTGTCAGCCCTGTAGAAAGGCAAAGCGATGAGAACTGTAGAGCAAGAGGAAAGCACACATAGCAAATGCTGTATCAAACAAAGCATTATAAATGCTATGTGAAAAAAGTTGAGTGAAAAAAGTCCGTTGGTTGCAGTGGTGGCACAAAGAGCCTGATACTAATATGTC
Encoded proteins:
- the LOC106048008 gene encoding keratin, type I cytoskeletal 13-like — its product is MSCSIKQTTGSLRGRTSGGSCVIGGGGGGGGARISSVSSGRYTTCGIGGSRGFSGRSYCGGVSYGGGLSTGSLVGGNYGGGLGAAVLGGCPGIGFSGGSARFGGGIGGGIGIGLGGGVVGGGFAGDGILLSGDEKVTMQNLNDRLASYLDKVRCLEQENADLECRIREWYAKQGPFCEPRDYSCYYKEIEDLQNQIVCATIDNNKIILNIDNSRMTADDFRVKYETELALRQSVEADINGLRQVLDQLTLCRSDLEAQLESLREELCCLKKNHEEEMNCLRKQSTGDVSVEVNACPGPDLRKILEEMRCQYETLIERNRKEVEDWYECKIEEVNREVITSGQEVETCNNQVTELRRQLQALEIDLQAQLSQRDNLEASLAETECRYNNHLAELQSQITCVEQQLADLRAEMECQNQEYKILLDVKCRLEQEIHTYRCLLEGGQQDLIQQGGISQSSGLGGGVARTGGIGGGGIIRTSHTYTSSSQMPSCAAAEIQVPCRRICD